In a single window of the Terriglobus roseus genome:
- a CDS encoding Na+/H+ antiporter — MTPTLSNLPALQIEMLALLIAIAVIAGIARRLSVSYPIVLVIAGLASSFIPSLPRVPLPPDLVFLVFLPPLLFAAAWQTSWTDFKYNIVSIGSLAIGLVFFTAIGVAITAHYFLPSFDWRVGFLLGAVVSPTDAVAASSIAKKIGMPKRIVDVLEGESLLNDATGLLALEFGVDMIINGTTPTIGAGLLRLLWLFTGGVAVGLVCGFVVTWFEKWIDDGPVEIAMSFIVAYGSYLAGESVHASGVIAVVVCGLYLSRKSATFFSPTVRLQTMAVWDAAEFGLNGLVFLLLGLQLPVVLAGIRDYSHVRVVAYGLGFAATLVALRMIWCYPAALVTYKIRRYVQHQPENVPTPRSIFVVGWTGMRGVVALAAASSLPYTLGNGQPFAQRNMIVFLTFCVILVTLVLQGLTLPALVRALGLGNEKADGCDEGEARRILIRRAMEHLQNCKPGEDEDLHHAYDDLLHQYEHRLESIQDCGPGVPAMDRHARTMSTVMLETVQAEREQLIELRETGRVDESVYRTLERELDLSESRLQSVA; from the coding sequence GTGACCCCGACCCTGTCTAATCTTCCGGCCCTCCAGATCGAGATGCTCGCTCTGTTGATTGCCATTGCGGTCATCGCAGGTATCGCACGGCGGTTGAGCGTTTCCTACCCCATCGTCCTGGTCATCGCCGGGCTGGCTTCGTCTTTCATACCTTCCCTGCCGCGCGTGCCGCTGCCGCCGGACCTGGTGTTTCTTGTCTTCCTGCCACCACTGCTGTTTGCCGCGGCATGGCAGACCTCGTGGACCGACTTCAAATACAACATCGTCTCCATTGGATCGCTGGCGATCGGCCTTGTGTTCTTCACGGCGATTGGCGTGGCTATCACCGCACACTACTTCCTACCCAGCTTTGACTGGCGTGTCGGCTTCCTGCTGGGCGCGGTGGTTTCGCCCACGGACGCTGTGGCGGCAAGCTCGATCGCAAAAAAGATCGGCATGCCGAAGCGCATAGTCGATGTTCTGGAAGGCGAGAGCCTGCTGAACGATGCAACCGGCCTGCTGGCGCTTGAGTTCGGCGTGGACATGATCATCAACGGCACGACACCAACCATTGGCGCCGGGCTTTTGCGGCTGCTCTGGCTGTTCACCGGTGGCGTGGCCGTTGGACTGGTTTGTGGCTTTGTTGTGACGTGGTTTGAGAAGTGGATCGATGACGGCCCTGTCGAGATTGCGATGTCGTTCATCGTGGCCTACGGCTCCTACCTTGCAGGCGAATCGGTGCACGCATCAGGCGTCATCGCGGTTGTCGTGTGCGGACTGTATCTCAGCCGCAAGTCGGCGACGTTCTTCTCGCCGACCGTACGACTGCAGACGATGGCAGTCTGGGATGCAGCAGAGTTCGGACTCAACGGCCTGGTCTTTCTGCTGCTGGGCCTGCAACTGCCGGTGGTGCTTGCGGGTATCCGCGACTACAGCCATGTGCGCGTTGTAGCTTACGGACTCGGCTTCGCCGCGACACTGGTGGCGCTGCGCATGATCTGGTGCTATCCCGCGGCACTGGTGACCTACAAGATCCGGCGTTACGTACAGCATCAGCCTGAGAATGTGCCCACTCCGCGGTCGATCTTCGTGGTGGGATGGACGGGCATGCGCGGCGTTGTGGCGCTGGCCGCTGCCAGTTCGCTGCCATACACGCTGGGCAACGGCCAGCCGTTCGCGCAGCGCAACATGATCGTCTTCCTGACTTTCTGCGTCATCCTGGTCACGCTGGTGCTGCAGGGCCTGACGCTGCCGGCACTGGTGCGGGCTCTTGGTCTGGGGAACGAAAAGGCAGATGGCTGCGATGAAGGAGAAGCCCGTCGCATCCTCATTCGCCGTGCCATGGAGCATCTGCAGAACTGCAAGCCGGGCGAGGATGAAGACTTACACCACGCCTACGATGACCTTCTGCATCAGTACGAGCACCGTCTTGAATCGATTCAAGATTGCGGTCCGGGCGTCCCCGCCATGGATCGGCACGCACGGACAATGTCTACCGTGATGCTTGAAACAGTCCAGGCGGAGCGCGAACAGTTGATCGAACTTCGAGAGACCGGACGAGTGGATGAGAGCGTCTACCGGACGCTGGAGCGAGAACTCGACCTGAGCGAGAGCCGTCTACAGTCCGTGGCTTGA
- a CDS encoding phosphatidate cytidylyltransferase — MKRILTAIVLIAFVFALIFWGNQLALIIVSALAAMLAAYEYVALTRAGDEVVPAWWLLPAVALLFVVTYWRPLDSPLPVLSALGLSLLTIIAFREAKSGHLERVLPISAAGFFGLIYIAYPLTLLPQIIALENGATLLIFLMLVVWTGDIAALYIGKAFGRRKLAPALSPNKTQEGALASIVGSVAIAGALAGVCGLFAQRGSTVLHITEPLWQTLLLAALVNIAAQVGDLLESALKRGVGVKDSGAMLPGHGGILDRIDALLVAAPVLWYLLLLKEAAGLGAF; from the coding sequence ATGAAGAGAATCCTTACTGCCATCGTCCTCATCGCGTTCGTCTTTGCCCTGATCTTCTGGGGTAATCAGCTTGCGCTCATCATCGTCTCCGCGCTGGCAGCCATGCTGGCCGCGTATGAGTACGTCGCGCTGACCCGTGCGGGTGATGAAGTCGTCCCGGCGTGGTGGCTGCTGCCGGCCGTTGCCCTGCTCTTCGTGGTTACCTACTGGCGGCCACTGGATTCTCCTCTGCCCGTGCTTAGCGCGCTGGGTCTCAGCCTGCTCACCATCATCGCCTTCCGCGAAGCGAAGAGCGGCCACCTGGAGCGCGTTCTTCCCATCAGCGCCGCAGGCTTCTTCGGTCTCATCTACATTGCCTATCCGCTCACGCTGTTGCCGCAAATCATCGCGCTGGAGAACGGCGCAACGCTGCTGATCTTCCTGATGCTGGTCGTGTGGACCGGCGATATCGCCGCCCTGTATATCGGTAAGGCGTTCGGCCGCCGCAAGCTTGCGCCTGCACTCAGCCCGAACAAGACGCAGGAGGGCGCACTCGCCTCCATCGTCGGCTCCGTCGCCATTGCAGGTGCGCTCGCCGGCGTGTGCGGCCTCTTCGCCCAGCGCGGCAGCACGGTCCTGCACATCACGGAACCGCTCTGGCAGACACTTCTTCTGGCGGCACTGGTCAACATCGCCGCACAGGTCGGCGACCTGCTGGAGAGCGCACTGAAGCGTGGCGTGGGCGTGAAGGACTCGGGTGCCATGCTACCGGGACACGGCGGCATTCTGGACCGTATCGACGCGCTGCTCGTCGCAGCGCCGGTGCTCTGGTACCTGCTGCTGCTCAAGGAAGCGGCAGGCCTGGGCGCGTTCTAG
- the uppS gene encoding polyprenyl diphosphate synthase, with the protein MPLTQPLRIQELSPEELAVYRTLDTTRIPEHVAIIMDGNGRWAGSRTMKRFQGHQQGAEAVLSVVEAASRINVPYLTLYAFSLENNLRRPPAEVGFLMKLVKVYLAGNIARMQDNNVRMNYIGRLTELPDELQDTMREAKAETAKNTGTMVTLALNYGSRAEIVDATRSMLRNMITEAHRRGCSLEDLISVNGGVESIDEAAISQGLYTHDMPDPDLLIRTSGEMRLSNYMLWQLAYAELFVTERLWPDFLGVHLLEAIATYQQRSRRFGGLDTEFSDEALPEPTAPLPRN; encoded by the coding sequence TTGCCGTTGACCCAGCCGCTACGCATCCAGGAGCTTTCCCCCGAGGAGCTTGCGGTCTATCGCACACTGGACACCACACGTATCCCGGAACACGTAGCCATCATCATGGACGGCAATGGCCGATGGGCCGGCAGCCGCACGATGAAGCGCTTTCAGGGCCACCAGCAGGGCGCAGAAGCTGTGCTCTCCGTCGTGGAAGCTGCCAGCCGCATCAACGTGCCCTACCTGACGCTGTACGCCTTCAGCCTCGAGAACAATCTGCGCCGCCCACCCGCGGAAGTCGGCTTTCTCATGAAGCTGGTCAAGGTTTACCTCGCTGGGAACATCGCGCGCATGCAGGACAACAACGTCCGCATGAACTACATCGGCCGCCTGACCGAACTGCCCGATGAGCTGCAGGACACCATGCGCGAGGCCAAGGCAGAGACGGCGAAGAACACCGGCACCATGGTCACGCTGGCATTGAACTACGGCTCACGCGCCGAGATTGTTGACGCCACCCGCTCCATGCTGCGGAACATGATTACGGAAGCCCACCGCCGCGGCTGCTCGCTGGAAGATCTGATCAGTGTGAATGGCGGCGTGGAATCCATCGACGAGGCCGCCATCTCGCAGGGGCTTTACACGCACGACATGCCGGACCCGGATCTTCTGATCCGCACCAGCGGCGAGATGCGTCTGAGCAATTACATGCTGTGGCAACTCGCGTATGCGGAGCTCTTCGTGACGGAGCGGCTGTGGCCCGACTTCCTGGGCGTCCACCTGCTGGAAGCCATCGCCACCTACCAGCAACGCAGCCGCCGCTTCGGCGGTCTGGATACCGAATTCAGCGACGAAGCCCTTCCCGAGCCGACAGCGCCTCTGCCGAGAAACTGA
- the rseP gene encoding RIP metalloprotease RseP encodes MHIPHVLIVTVYFLAILGIMVLVHEFGHFAVAKLCGVRVEAFSIGMGKRLFGWVHNGTDYKVCVLPLGGYVKMSGETEMEMIQTSPSETNVANPPSVVDYIAPGSDTSPVGVQTLDSGNFNSKPRWQRMLIALAGPIANFILAIGIFTVIAHFHHETVEYLQDRSELDYVSQNSLASKTGVAAGDSIVRFDTVEHPSWQDIEIRGSLKQNLVVPFSYVHQGKRIDSTIPVNFTGGPEDFLPDELGLVPRMQAGPVVVSDLPDATAPAAIAGLRPGDAIVTIDGHSFHGTEATGAYLKDGGGKPVTLVVAHDGVNRTVVITPRMSPTQNGSPAYRLGFAAVPPPVVTTRQPMGAALATAWHDFTKSSMLIFDVLGGMFKRQVSVRNLSGPVGIAQQVGLAQSMGTWKVLELMAGISLNLGIFNLLPMPVLDGGMILFLIIESIMRRDVNAAVKERIYQAAFVCILIFAVFVIFNDITKLSFFTHKPS; translated from the coding sequence TTGCACATTCCGCATGTCCTGATCGTTACCGTCTACTTTCTCGCCATCCTGGGCATCATGGTCCTGGTGCATGAGTTCGGCCACTTCGCCGTCGCCAAGCTCTGCGGCGTCCGCGTCGAGGCCTTCTCCATCGGCATGGGTAAGCGGCTCTTCGGATGGGTGCACAATGGCACCGACTACAAGGTCTGCGTGTTGCCGTTGGGCGGCTACGTCAAGATGTCCGGCGAGACCGAGATGGAGATGATCCAGACGTCGCCTTCGGAGACGAACGTCGCCAATCCGCCGTCTGTTGTGGATTACATCGCGCCCGGGAGCGATACCTCTCCGGTTGGCGTTCAGACTCTTGACAGCGGCAACTTCAACTCCAAGCCGCGCTGGCAACGGATGCTGATCGCCCTTGCAGGTCCCATCGCAAACTTCATCCTCGCCATCGGTATCTTCACCGTCATTGCGCACTTTCATCACGAGACGGTGGAATACCTGCAGGACCGGTCGGAACTCGATTACGTAAGCCAGAACAGCCTTGCCAGCAAAACCGGCGTTGCCGCAGGCGACTCCATCGTCCGCTTCGACACGGTTGAGCACCCGTCCTGGCAGGACATCGAAATTCGCGGTTCGCTCAAGCAGAATCTCGTGGTCCCGTTCTCCTATGTGCATCAGGGCAAGCGGATCGACAGCACCATCCCGGTGAACTTTACCGGTGGTCCGGAAGACTTCTTGCCTGACGAACTGGGCCTCGTGCCGCGCATGCAGGCTGGCCCGGTGGTGGTTAGTGACCTGCCGGACGCGACCGCGCCAGCCGCGATCGCCGGACTGCGGCCCGGGGATGCGATCGTCACCATCGACGGTCACAGCTTCCACGGAACGGAAGCGACCGGCGCCTATCTGAAGGACGGCGGTGGGAAGCCTGTCACACTCGTCGTCGCACACGACGGCGTCAACCGCACTGTGGTCATCACGCCTCGTATGTCCCCGACGCAAAACGGAAGTCCGGCGTACCGACTCGGTTTCGCGGCCGTCCCGCCACCGGTAGTCACCACCAGGCAGCCGATGGGAGCGGCGCTTGCCACTGCATGGCATGACTTTACGAAGAGCAGCATGCTGATCTTCGACGTGCTCGGCGGCATGTTCAAGCGGCAGGTGTCTGTCCGCAATCTCAGTGGTCCGGTTGGCATCGCGCAGCAGGTCGGCCTGGCACAATCCATGGGAACGTGGAAAGTGCTGGAACTGATGGCGGGCATCAGCCTGAACCTGGGCATCTTCAACCTGCTGCCCATGCCTGTTCTGGACGGCGGCATGATCCTCTTCCTGATCATCGAAAGCATCATGCGGCGCGACGTGAACGCGGCAGTGAAGGAACGAATCTACCAGGCGGCATTCGTCTGCATCCTGATCTTCGCGGTCTTTGTCATCTTCAACGACATCACGAAGTTGTCTTTCTTCACCCACAAGCCAAGCTAG
- a CDS encoding 1-deoxy-D-xylulose-5-phosphate reductoisomerase has product MKNIAILGSTGSIGTSTLDICQRYPERYRVVSLAAGTNVQLTFQQCVQFRPTVVSIANEYLADTLSEMLKNEAIHGIEVVYGTAGTVRVATLPEVDFVVSAIVGVAGLEATYAAVNAGKTIGLANKEAMVAAGELITTAAKKNNVALLPIDSEHNAIHQCMRGGTAAEVKQIWLTASGGPFRNTPLADFESITPAQALKHPTWVMGQRITIDSATMLNKGLEIIEACRLFDLPPEKVRVTVHPQSTIHSLVEYVDGSILAQLSVTDMRLPILYAMAYPERVPSDLTFDLSMLSHLDFQQPDFERFPCLRLSYEAAKAGPAHCIALNAADEIAVAAFLKGDLPFLGIPRTIERVLELTPLANPGSIAEVLAADAAARATATTVAAELLVSH; this is encoded by the coding sequence ATGAAGAACATCGCGATCCTCGGTTCCACAGGCTCCATCGGAACCAGCACCCTCGACATCTGCCAGCGCTACCCCGAACGCTACCGCGTGGTTTCGCTCGCTGCCGGCACGAACGTGCAGCTCACCTTTCAGCAGTGCGTGCAGTTTCGGCCCACCGTCGTCTCCATCGCTAACGAGTACCTCGCGGACACGCTCTCCGAGATGCTGAAGAATGAGGCGATCCACGGCATTGAAGTTGTCTACGGCACGGCCGGCACGGTGCGCGTCGCGACGCTGCCCGAGGTGGACTTTGTCGTCAGCGCCATCGTCGGCGTTGCCGGTCTCGAGGCGACCTATGCCGCCGTTAACGCGGGCAAAACGATTGGCCTCGCGAACAAGGAAGCGATGGTGGCTGCAGGCGAACTGATCACCACCGCTGCGAAAAAGAACAACGTCGCCCTGCTCCCCATTGATAGCGAACACAATGCAATCCACCAGTGCATGCGCGGCGGAACAGCGGCCGAGGTGAAGCAGATCTGGCTCACTGCCTCTGGCGGCCCTTTCCGCAACACACCGCTTGCAGACTTCGAAAGCATCACGCCTGCCCAGGCGCTCAAGCACCCTACATGGGTCATGGGCCAGCGCATCACCATCGACTCTGCCACCATGCTGAACAAGGGCCTGGAGATCATCGAGGCCTGCCGCCTCTTCGACCTGCCGCCCGAAAAGGTGCGCGTCACGGTCCATCCGCAGTCCACCATCCATTCGCTGGTCGAGTACGTCGACGGCAGCATCCTTGCGCAACTGTCCGTCACGGACATGCGCCTGCCGATCCTGTACGCCATGGCCTACCCGGAGCGAGTGCCGAGTGACCTGACGTTCGATCTGTCGATGCTGTCGCACCTGGACTTCCAGCAGCCCGACTTTGAGCGCTTCCCGTGCCTGCGCCTGTCGTACGAGGCGGCCAAGGCCGGTCCCGCGCACTGCATCGCCCTGAACGCCGCGGACGAGATTGCAGTCGCCGCTTTCCTCAAGGGCGATCTGCCCTTCCTGGGCATCCCGAGGACTATCGAGCGCGTGCTGGAGCTGACGCCATTGGCCAACCCCGGCAGCATCGCCGAGGTCCTGGCCGCCGACGCCGCAGCCCGGGCAACGGCAACGACAGTGGCCGCCGAACTTCTGGTCAGCCACTAG
- a CDS encoding ketopantoate reductase family protein: MRILMVGAGATGGYYGGRLALAGRDITFLVRGKRAEQLRAKGLEIVSPLGDATLRDPKLTTAEELKSAAPFDVVIISTKAYSLEAALEDIEPAIGPETVLLPILNGMRHIDVLVERFGRGRVMPGSVRIVSDMDADGRVIQMTRLDAFTFGELDGGSSPRAEALLPVLSAFGFTTTLSENIVAALWNKWWILSTMGAVCIVSGGTVGEMVAVPFGAETAEAILRESVSIAAANGFPVDEAALAPHIQRMTEPGSSLTSSMYRDMTKGYPVEADHILGDLLARAKGVAVPLLKGAYVRLKVYEASRQK; encoded by the coding sequence ATGCGCATCCTGATGGTGGGCGCCGGCGCGACCGGCGGATACTATGGCGGCCGTCTGGCGCTTGCCGGCCGCGACATCACTTTCCTTGTCCGCGGTAAGCGTGCCGAGCAGTTGCGCGCAAAGGGACTGGAAATTGTGAGTCCGCTGGGAGACGCAACGCTGCGTGATCCAAAGCTCACCACAGCCGAGGAACTCAAGTCCGCCGCGCCCTTCGATGTCGTGATCATCAGCACCAAGGCGTATTCGCTGGAAGCCGCGCTCGAAGACATCGAGCCTGCCATCGGGCCGGAGACGGTCCTGCTGCCGATACTCAACGGCATGCGTCACATTGACGTGTTGGTCGAGCGCTTCGGCCGTGGACGGGTGATGCCGGGCTCTGTCCGCATCGTGAGCGATATGGATGCGGACGGTCGCGTGATCCAGATGACCAGGCTGGACGCCTTCACCTTCGGCGAACTGGACGGCGGAAGCAGCCCCCGCGCGGAAGCTCTGTTGCCCGTGCTGAGTGCGTTTGGCTTCACCACCACACTGTCGGAGAATATCGTCGCGGCGCTTTGGAACAAGTGGTGGATCCTATCCACCATGGGCGCTGTGTGCATCGTCAGCGGCGGCACGGTGGGCGAGATGGTGGCAGTTCCCTTTGGCGCAGAGACCGCCGAAGCGATCCTGCGCGAGAGCGTCAGCATCGCTGCGGCGAACGGCTTCCCCGTAGATGAAGCCGCGCTGGCTCCACACATCCAGCGCATGACCGAGCCCGGATCGTCGCTGACGTCCTCTATGTATCGCGACATGACCAAGGGCTACCCGGTCGAAGCCGACCACATCCTCGGCGATCTGCTGGCCCGCGCCAAGGGCGTTGCGGTGCCACTGTTGAAGGGCGCATACGTACGTCTGAAGGTCTACGAAGCAAGCCGCCAGAAGTAG
- a CDS encoding DHH family phosphoesterase, protein MNLRVLFHNNCFDGACSASLFTRFHRDCIGTAESYDYKGLMHKAGAQFDEADFTGGENAIVDFKYSNSPKITWWFDHHQSAFLTEGDRQRFELETQSSAVDAPKYVQPQKFFDPLYVSCTGFIADMTRLHYGYDSSDLRELIHWANIIDGAKFESAQAAVELAEPALKLMTVIESVSDPAFIPRLIPLLTAQPLSVTLQEGFVQAELGPRLEKHQRDIALLRSRVSEDRGVITFDISDQPTEGYSKFIPYFLLPEAVYVVGISKSSFRTKISVGTNPWTTVAADHLANIAAICERYGGGGHARVGAISVPVDQHEEATRIAAEVIAELKALGHRNVPPANPA, encoded by the coding sequence GTGAACCTACGCGTCCTGTTCCACAACAACTGCTTCGATGGCGCCTGCTCGGCGTCGCTGTTCACGCGCTTCCACCGTGACTGCATCGGCACGGCTGAAAGCTACGACTACAAGGGCCTGATGCATAAGGCCGGAGCGCAGTTTGACGAGGCTGATTTCACCGGGGGTGAAAATGCCATCGTTGACTTCAAGTACTCCAACTCGCCGAAGATCACATGGTGGTTCGATCATCATCAGAGCGCCTTTCTGACGGAAGGGGATCGCCAGCGATTCGAACTGGAAACGCAGAGTAGCGCGGTCGATGCACCGAAGTACGTCCAGCCACAGAAGTTCTTTGATCCGCTCTATGTTTCCTGCACCGGTTTCATCGCGGACATGACGCGCCTCCACTACGGGTACGACAGCAGCGACCTGCGCGAGTTGATCCACTGGGCAAATATCATCGACGGCGCAAAGTTCGAGAGTGCCCAGGCAGCCGTGGAACTAGCCGAACCTGCTCTGAAGCTGATGACGGTCATCGAGTCTGTCAGCGATCCGGCCTTTATCCCGCGCCTGATTCCGCTGCTCACAGCGCAGCCTCTATCTGTCACGCTGCAGGAAGGCTTCGTGCAGGCTGAACTGGGGCCGCGGCTGGAGAAGCATCAACGTGACATTGCCTTGTTGCGTTCGCGCGTGTCCGAGGACCGTGGCGTAATCACCTTCGACATCTCCGATCAGCCGACGGAGGGGTACAGCAAATTCATCCCATACTTCCTGCTGCCCGAAGCGGTTTATGTGGTCGGCATTTCGAAGTCCAGCTTCCGCACCAAGATCAGCGTTGGCACCAATCCATGGACGACCGTGGCCGCAGATCACCTGGCCAACATCGCCGCCATCTGCGAGCGCTATGGAGGCGGCGGTCACGCTCGCGTGGGCGCCATCAGCGTGCCGGTCGACCAGCATGAGGAGGCCACGCGGATCGCTGCGGAAGTCATAGCGGAACTGAAGGCGCTGGGGCACAGAAACGTGCCGCCGGCCAATCCTGCTTAG